A window of Staphylococcus sp. 17KM0847 contains these coding sequences:
- a CDS encoding CDP-glycerol glycerophosphotransferase family protein, which produces MKINILGFNIFAKGGTSRSNINLIKSFLDDGHEVNYFNKRDFDSKDIIKLTIHEGLYSKVFNIYSSENFSKLSNGDILIITREDLFIYSQVVKKMNRNIRVVGEIHGPLEYINDDIDLSLDSIDSIRVSTESIKNEFKTKYHFDSVFNHYVNAQHIHIHHKPSNTKRNLLIKARFEDGIKDISYAIKLINYIKNNTNRNDIQLYIKGYGPSETLYKNLVKYYNLSDNVHINTKEPINYIYISTSPYETLGYSILESLAKGNQALVYRGDDNVLEEIYQQYNGIKFLSKDFEEDTQKVLSTLDSKYTREERELDIKNLKLDFVNNNYASTYLDKLSTSLKDIKKSKGNKYKLKKEHVTELHKLNQRKKLYNKLKNKKFFKKILNNNTILTKFHQFYNYKKHKIELKSLDDIVVKNNRVFVESFHGNNFSGDPKYLALKIKERFKDMKVFVSSSNSLVDIEIRNYGFTPVRFGSEAYKKVFRSCKYVVINGNSWDKVFKGKQQIFIQTWHGFPLKKMVSDLNDEKERNQQLSQFLPRMMKWDYLLTSSNIQTMLLKSAFQLEENHKLKILESGAPKNEYLINNNTQEERRRIQSKYLFKYNPQAKYILYCPTWRKGKRTSLTNLNLIKLLDHLPENYEIIVKLHPNESRLRIKYSKLDPRIHCFYNELVDIQELYILSEAMITDYSSTIFDYAHLNKPIFLLQEDTTKYQQEIGFYFDLEEIGSFPVASDDEAQLAKQLNTVKYINYEPLIRTLLNKDTSRSSEMILDTIFQME; this is translated from the coding sequence ATGAAAATAAATATTTTAGGGTTCAACATTTTTGCTAAAGGCGGTACATCAAGAAGTAATATTAATTTAATTAAATCCTTCCTTGATGATGGTCATGAAGTAAATTACTTTAATAAAAGAGATTTCGATTCTAAAGACATTATAAAATTAACTATCCATGAGGGGCTATATTCAAAAGTTTTCAATATTTATTCCAGCGAGAATTTTTCTAAGCTATCAAATGGTGATATTTTAATTATCACAAGAGAAGATCTATTTATATATTCTCAAGTTGTTAAGAAGATGAACAGAAATATCCGTGTAGTTGGTGAAATTCATGGTCCCCTAGAGTATATCAATGACGACATAGATTTATCTTTAGATAGTATTGATAGTATTAGAGTTAGTACAGAGTCAATTAAAAACGAGTTTAAAACAAAGTATCATTTCGATTCTGTTTTTAACCATTATGTAAACGCACAGCATATTCATATTCATCATAAACCTTCTAATACAAAAAGAAATCTCCTAATTAAAGCTAGATTCGAAGATGGAATCAAAGATATTTCATATGCTATTAAATTAATAAATTATATCAAGAATAACACAAACAGAAATGATATACAGCTTTATATTAAAGGTTATGGTCCATCCGAAACGCTATATAAAAACCTAGTGAAATACTATAACCTTTCAGATAACGTCCATATAAATACAAAAGAACCTATCAATTATATATATATTTCCACATCACCATATGAAACACTTGGTTATTCAATTTTAGAATCTTTAGCTAAAGGGAATCAGGCTCTTGTCTATCGAGGCGATGATAATGTCTTAGAAGAAATTTACCAACAGTATAATGGCATAAAATTTTTAAGCAAAGATTTTGAAGAAGACACTCAAAAAGTTCTTAGTACTTTAGACTCAAAATATACTAGAGAAGAACGAGAGTTAGATATTAAAAACTTAAAATTAGACTTTGTTAATAATAACTACGCTTCTACTTATTTAGATAAATTATCTACTTCTTTAAAAGACATAAAAAAATCAAAAGGAAATAAGTATAAGCTCAAAAAAGAACACGTAACCGAGCTTCACAAATTGAATCAACGTAAAAAATTATATAATAAATTAAAAAACAAAAAGTTCTTTAAAAAAATACTTAATAACAATACGATATTAACAAAATTCCATCAATTCTATAATTATAAAAAGCACAAAATCGAGTTAAAATCACTTGATGATATTGTAGTAAAAAACAATAGAGTCTTTGTTGAATCTTTTCATGGAAATAATTTTAGTGGGGATCCCAAGTATCTCGCTTTAAAAATAAAAGAACGCTTTAAAGATATGAAAGTATTCGTCAGCTCTTCTAATTCTTTAGTTGATATAGAAATTCGTAACTATGGTTTTACTCCTGTTCGATTTGGTTCAGAGGCATATAAAAAAGTATTCAGATCATGTAAATATGTCGTAATAAATGGGAATTCATGGGATAAAGTTTTCAAAGGAAAGCAGCAAATATTTATTCAAACATGGCATGGTTTTCCACTCAAAAAAATGGTAAGTGACCTTAACGATGAAAAAGAGAGAAATCAACAATTATCTCAATTTTTACCACGTATGATGAAATGGGATTATCTTTTAACATCTTCAAATATTCAGACAATGCTACTTAAATCTGCATTTCAACTTGAAGAAAATCATAAACTCAAAATACTTGAATCTGGAGCCCCTAAAAATGAATATTTAATTAATAATAATACTCAAGAAGAAAGGCGTAGAATTCAAAGTAAATATTTATTCAAATATAATCCACAAGCTAAATACATCCTTTATTGTCCTACTTGGAGAAAAGGAAAAAGGACTAGCCTTACAAATCTCAATTTAATTAAATTGTTAGACCACTTACCAGAAAATTATGAGATAATTGTTAAACTTCATCCAAATGAATCGCGATTACGTATAAAATATAGTAAGTTAGATCCAAGAATTCATTGTTTTTATAATGAACTTGTAGATATTCAAGAGCTATATATATTAAGTGAAGCAATGATTACAGATTATTCTTCTACTATCTTTGATTATGCTCATCTAAATAAGCCTATCTTTTTATTACAGGAAGACACAACAAAGTATCAGCAAGAAATTGGATTTTACTTTGATTTAGAAGAAATAGGGAGTTTTCCAGTAGCATCAGATGATGAAGCTCAACTTGCAAAACAGTTAAATACGGTTAAATATATAAATTATGAACCACTTATTCGTACACTTCTTAACAAAGATACTTCTCGTTCATCAGAGATGATTTTAGATACTATTTTTCAAATGGAATAA
- a CDS encoding NupC/NupG family nucleoside CNT transporter — MFLLINIIGLLVFLGVAVLFSRDRKNIQWGSIGVLVVLNLILAWFFVYFPAGTWVVEKAAAGIAWVIDAAFKGIGFAFESFTTNESMDMAVAALFPILLVVPLFDILMYLGILPKFIRAIGWVLAKITRQPKFEAFFGIEMMFLGNTEALAVSSEQLKRMNDARVLTIAMMSMSSVSGAIVGAYVTMIPGELVLTAIPLNIVNAMIVSSILNPVKIDADDDVIYELRSNEARQPFFSFLGDSVLNAGKLVLIIIAFVISFVALAELADRLIHLITGGLASIIHLKGSFGLDQILGVFMWPFALLLGLPLEEVWPVAQQMAKKIVTNEFVVMGEIAGEVNDYNPHRRAVISTFLISFANFSTIGMIIGTLKGIVQEKTSDFISKYVPMMLLAGILVSLLTAGFVGLFAW; from the coding sequence ATGTTTTTATTAATTAATATCATAGGATTATTGGTGTTTTTAGGTGTCGCTGTTCTTTTCTCTCGTGATCGCAAAAATATCCAGTGGGGTTCTATTGGCGTTTTAGTTGTATTGAATTTAATTTTAGCTTGGTTTTTTGTGTATTTTCCAGCTGGTACATGGGTTGTTGAAAAAGCAGCAGCAGGTATAGCTTGGGTCATCGATGCAGCATTTAAAGGTATCGGTTTTGCATTTGAAAGTTTTACTACGAATGAATCCATGGATATGGCAGTAGCTGCATTATTCCCGATTTTATTAGTTGTACCACTATTTGATATTTTGATGTATTTAGGTATTTTGCCAAAGTTTATTCGTGCTATTGGATGGGTGTTGGCTAAAATTACACGTCAACCTAAATTTGAAGCATTTTTTGGTATTGAGATGATGTTTTTAGGGAATACAGAGGCACTTGCTGTGTCAAGCGAACAATTAAAACGCATGAATGATGCACGTGTGTTAACTATTGCGATGATGTCTATGAGTTCGGTATCAGGCGCCATTGTAGGTGCATATGTCACAATGATTCCAGGAGAATTAGTATTAACAGCAATTCCGCTGAACATCGTAAATGCAATGATTGTGTCATCTATTTTAAATCCTGTGAAGATAGATGCAGATGATGACGTCATTTATGAGCTGCGTTCAAATGAGGCGCGTCAGCCGTTTTTCTCATTTTTGGGTGATTCGGTATTAAATGCAGGGAAATTAGTTTTAATCATTATTGCTTTCGTTATCAGCTTTGTTGCGTTAGCTGAATTAGCAGACCGTCTTATTCACCTTATTACAGGTGGCTTAGCATCGATTATACACCTTAAAGGTAGTTTTGGATTGGATCAAATCTTAGGTGTATTTATGTGGCCATTTGCTTTACTACTAGGTTTGCCACTAGAAGAGGTATGGCCTGTTGCGCAACAGATGGCGAAAAAGATTGTGACAAATGAGTTTGTAGTAATGGGTGAAATTGCAGGAGAGGTGAATGACTATAATCCACATCGTCGTGCAGTGATTTCAACATTTTTAATTTCTTTTGCAAACTTCTCAACAATTGGGATGATTATTGGGACATTAAAAGGAATTGTTCAAGAAAAGACATCAGATTTTATTTCTAAATATGTTCCGATGATGCTGTTAGCAGGTATTTTAGTGTCATTACTTACAGCAGGTTTTGTTGGTTTATTTGCTTGGTAA
- the pbp4 gene encoding penicillin-binding protein PBP4 encodes MKKLICTIITVFFAMSIITPYARAYTQTPVDLAQQYGYSVDDRYQPEGLINISHTGQILYEFQGETTWNPASMTKLMTMYLTLKAVKEDKLSLKDTVKITSDHYRMSTLPDLSNTKLYPGETYTIAELLQITVSASSNAASLILANKVSENTSDFVDKMNATAKDLGMNDTHFVNPTGAENELLLEYAPSRYKETSSSVSSARDYAILSQHVIADTPEILKFTKQVAPTQHGVTYYTYNHLLEGADMSQEGTDGLKTGSSDKADYNSTVTTKRGDFRIYSVIMGAGDYVSLGGEKQRDMMNASVINYVFDHYTYRKVMSKGYQTINGTQYYVKKDLYDVIPKNKKSSYQYVVENGKLHIEYDRTFISKAYGPPTVNVERPFLHGSKSIVKSSWDDHPILTTIGLFFLVAFFSIIIYYILLRFRKH; translated from the coding sequence ATGAAAAAGTTAATATGTACAATAATTACTGTATTTTTCGCTATGTCTATTATAACACCATATGCCAGAGCGTACACCCAGACACCTGTTGACTTAGCACAACAATATGGCTATTCAGTGGATGATCGCTATCAACCTGAAGGCCTTATTAATATCAGTCATACCGGTCAAATATTGTATGAATTCCAAGGTGAAACAACATGGAATCCTGCTTCCATGACAAAATTAATGACAATGTATTTAACATTAAAAGCTGTGAAAGAGGATAAGCTGTCCTTAAAAGATACAGTAAAGATTACATCTGATCATTACCGTATGTCTACTTTACCGGATCTAAGTAATACTAAACTTTATCCTGGTGAAACTTATACTATTGCAGAGTTATTACAAATTACTGTCTCTGCTTCAAGCAATGCAGCTTCACTGATTTTAGCAAATAAAGTTTCAGAGAATACCTCTGATTTTGTGGACAAAATGAATGCTACGGCTAAAGATCTGGGGATGAATGATACACACTTTGTAAACCCTACTGGTGCAGAAAATGAACTATTACTAGAGTATGCACCTTCTCGTTATAAAGAAACGTCCTCTTCTGTTAGCTCTGCACGCGATTACGCTATTTTATCGCAACACGTCATTGCTGATACGCCAGAGATTTTGAAGTTCACTAAACAAGTTGCTCCTACTCAACATGGCGTTACATATTACACCTATAATCATTTGTTAGAAGGTGCTGATATGAGCCAGGAAGGTACAGACGGATTAAAAACAGGTTCAAGTGATAAAGCTGATTACAATAGTACCGTTACCACTAAACGAGGTGACTTTCGAATTTATAGTGTGATTATGGGTGCTGGAGATTATGTCAGCTTAGGGGGCGAAAAACAACGTGATATGATGAATGCTAGTGTTATCAATTATGTATTTGATCATTATACTTATCGCAAAGTCATGTCTAAAGGCTACCAAACAATTAATGGCACACAGTATTATGTTAAAAAGGACCTTTACGATGTTATTCCTAAAAATAAAAAGTCATCATATCAATATGTTGTCGAAAATGGAAAGCTCCATATTGAATATGACCGCACCTTTATTTCAAAAGCCTATGGCCCTCCAACAGTTAATGTAGAGCGTCCTTTCCTTCATGGCTCTAAATCCATTGTTAAATCAAGTTGGGACGACCATCCAATACTTACAACAATCGGTTTATTTTTCTTAGTTGCTTTCTTTAGTATTATTATTTACTATATCTTATTACGTTTTCGTAAACATTAA
- a CDS encoding ABC transporter ATP-binding protein — MNSGNPLFYLLKKISWPVGLIVIAIIISSLGSLSGLLVPLFTGKMVDKFTLSSINPWFIGALIVVFLLNAILSGIGYYLLNKIGEKMIYAIRSVLWRHIIHLKMPFFDKNESGQLMSRLTDDTKVINDFISQKLPNLFPSLITLTGSLIMLFILDWQMTLMTFITIPLFVAVMIPLGKIMQKISKNTQTEIANFSGLLGRVLTEMRLVKVANTEKLELENAHKNLTEIYRLGLKQAKIAAIIQPITGIIMLATIGIILGFGGLRIASGAISAGTLVAMIFYVLNLSMPLINLSTLITDYKKAVGASSRIDEILHEPLEIIEVPRQSAYITTGDLTFKHVDFAYEAQPVLQDVSFNIKPGEVTAFVGPSGSGKSTIFSLIERMYDVAAGTITYNGQSIYELSLTDWRRKIGYVMQSNAMMNGTIRDNILYGIHRDVSDEELTHYARLAHCHDFIMSFEQGYDTVVGERGLKLSGGQRQRIDIARSFVKNPDILLLDEATANLDSESERKIQEALDTLMINRTTIVIAHRLSTIKKAGQIIFLDQGQVTGCGKHETLMHTHAKYQKFVETQSLTQQQSL, encoded by the coding sequence ATGAATTCAGGTAACCCCTTGTTTTATTTACTCAAGAAAATATCTTGGCCGGTGGGTTTAATTGTTATCGCTATTATTATTTCATCATTAGGAAGTTTAAGTGGTTTGCTTGTACCATTGTTCACTGGCAAGATGGTTGACAAATTTACGTTATCTTCCATTAACCCTTGGTTTATCGGGGCACTTATTGTAGTTTTTTTACTGAATGCTATTTTGAGTGGGATCGGTTATTATTTACTGAATAAAATTGGAGAGAAGATGATTTATGCTATTCGTTCGGTATTATGGCGACACATTATTCATTTGAAAATGCCGTTTTTTGACAAGAATGAAAGTGGTCAATTGATGAGTCGTTTAACAGATGATACCAAGGTTATTAATGATTTTATCTCTCAAAAGCTCCCCAATTTGTTTCCATCTCTTATTACACTAACAGGTTCATTGATTATGCTGTTTATTTTAGATTGGCAAATGACACTCATGACGTTTATTACGATTCCTTTATTTGTAGCGGTAATGATTCCGTTGGGAAAGATTATGCAAAAAATCTCTAAAAATACACAGACAGAGATTGCAAACTTTAGTGGCTTATTAGGACGTGTGTTAACAGAAATGCGTTTAGTTAAAGTTGCAAATACTGAAAAGTTAGAGCTTGAAAATGCACATAAAAACTTGACTGAAATTTATCGTCTAGGACTAAAACAAGCTAAAATTGCTGCGATTATACAACCTATTACCGGTATTATTATGTTGGCGACAATTGGTATTATTTTAGGATTCGGTGGACTGCGAATTGCATCTGGAGCGATTTCAGCTGGAACTTTAGTAGCGATGATCTTTTATGTATTAAATCTATCTATGCCACTGATTAACTTATCAACATTGATTACTGATTATAAAAAAGCAGTAGGAGCAAGCAGTCGTATTGATGAAATATTACATGAGCCATTGGAGATCATTGAAGTCCCACGTCAATCTGCTTATATTACAACAGGTGATTTAACATTTAAGCATGTTGATTTTGCTTATGAGGCACAACCAGTTTTGCAAGATGTGTCATTCAATATAAAACCAGGAGAAGTTACAGCTTTTGTTGGTCCATCGGGATCTGGAAAAAGTACAATATTTAGTTTGATTGAGCGAATGTATGATGTAGCAGCTGGAACGATTACTTATAATGGTCAGTCGATTTATGAACTATCACTGACTGACTGGAGACGTAAAATAGGCTATGTGATGCAAAGTAACGCAATGATGAATGGAACAATTCGCGATAATATTTTGTATGGTATTCATCGTGACGTGTCAGATGAAGAATTGACACATTATGCACGTTTAGCACACTGCCATGACTTTATTATGTCATTTGAACAAGGATACGACACAGTAGTAGGAGAGCGTGGGTTGAAGCTGTCAGGCGGGCAACGTCAGCGTATAGATATTGCACGTAGCTTCGTGAAAAATCCAGATATTTTGCTACTCGATGAAGCAACAGCTAACTTGGATAGTGAAAGTGAGCGTAAAATACAAGAGGCATTAGATACGTTAATGATCAATCGAACAACAATTGTAATTGCACATCGGTTGTCGACTATAAAAAAAGCAGGACAAATTATCTTTTTAGATCAGGGGCAAGTAACAGGTTGTGGAAAGCACGAGACACTCATGCACACACATGCTAAATATCAGAAGTTTGTTGAAACACAGAGCCTAACGCAACAACAATCTTTATAA
- the feoB gene encoding ferrous iron transport protein B: protein MNSTYCILGNPNVGKTSLFNALTGSYEYVGNWSGVTVEKKIGQLKQKSGQLVDLPGIYDLVPISRDETVVTDYLLNGSFDGMVNIIDAAQIERNFNLTVQLMEFGAPLLIGLNMVDVASKRGIRIDHESLMKKLHIPIIPVIARTGKGSSEVLKALSDHHTSTRRPLKIDYGPTVETTIEAIIQQLPKHLSLETKHYRFLAIQYLLNNPTVKTYLGDMLCKQLDMVIHASNASASLDIAHHIQQCRQAYIHQLLQQTVTYPNQKTHYLTERIDKLLTHKILGIPIFLGIMWFIFQTTFTWIGTPLSDKLDAFFGGALTDFVKQLMTSVGIYPTIQDLVTDGIIAGVGGVLVFVPQILVLFFFISLLEDSGYMARIAVIMDRIMESFGLNGKSFIPMIIGFGCNVPGIMAARSIEEEKERLTTILIAPFMSCSARLPVYALFVGIFFAQHQALIVLSLYVLGIVVALIVSWILSKTVLKKDTSIFVVELPPYRLPSLKTLWRSTWEKGKGFVKKAGTFIFAGSVIIWLLNYAGPGGFDVPIDESFLHLIGAALAPLFIPLGFSSWQATATLIPGFLAKEVVVSAMAIIYAVNDDALVSMVSTHFTALSAYSFMVFILLYIPCLATVAAIRKETTSWKWTAFAVAYPLVTAYILSLAVYQIGSLFV from the coding sequence ATGAATAGTACATATTGTATTCTTGGAAACCCCAATGTTGGCAAAACTTCTTTATTCAATGCACTCACTGGTTCATATGAATATGTAGGCAATTGGAGCGGTGTGACCGTTGAAAAGAAAATCGGACAGCTCAAACAAAAATCAGGTCAACTCGTAGATCTTCCTGGTATTTACGACCTTGTTCCTATTTCAAGGGATGAAACCGTTGTTACAGATTATTTACTCAATGGTAGTTTTGACGGTATGGTCAATATTATCGATGCAGCACAGATTGAACGTAACTTTAACTTAACCGTACAACTTATGGAGTTTGGTGCGCCTTTGTTAATCGGTCTCAATATGGTTGATGTGGCAAGTAAACGGGGAATTCGTATCGATCATGAATCACTCATGAAAAAACTACACATCCCTATTATACCCGTCATCGCTCGAACAGGAAAAGGAAGTAGTGAAGTCTTAAAAGCTTTAAGCGATCACCACACTTCAACAAGAAGACCTCTTAAAATTGATTACGGACCAACAGTAGAAACGACTATTGAGGCAATCATTCAACAATTACCAAAGCACTTATCATTAGAAACAAAACATTATCGTTTTTTAGCAATTCAATATTTGCTCAATAACCCTACCGTAAAAACTTACTTGGGTGACATGCTTTGTAAACAACTCGACATGGTTATTCATGCATCAAACGCATCGGCAAGTTTAGATATTGCCCACCATATTCAACAATGCCGTCAAGCATACATACATCAATTATTACAACAGACCGTTACTTACCCTAATCAAAAAACACATTATCTTACAGAACGCATTGATAAGCTATTAACACATAAAATTTTAGGTATTCCTATTTTTCTAGGGATTATGTGGTTTATTTTTCAAACCACTTTCACATGGATAGGTACACCATTATCAGATAAATTAGATGCTTTTTTCGGGGGTGCTTTAACTGACTTCGTTAAGCAGCTTATGACTTCAGTCGGAATCTATCCTACAATTCAAGACCTTGTGACAGATGGGATTATTGCTGGTGTCGGTGGTGTACTCGTGTTTGTCCCGCAAATTTTAGTGCTATTTTTCTTCATTTCACTTTTAGAGGACTCTGGATATATGGCACGTATTGCCGTTATTATGGATAGAATTATGGAGAGCTTTGGATTAAATGGCAAATCCTTCATCCCGATGATTATCGGATTCGGCTGTAACGTACCCGGAATTATGGCAGCTCGTAGTATAGAAGAAGAAAAAGAACGCTTAACAACTATTTTAATTGCACCTTTTATGTCTTGTTCAGCACGTCTACCTGTGTACGCCCTTTTTGTTGGTATCTTTTTTGCGCAACATCAGGCATTGATCGTATTAAGTTTATATGTGCTAGGTATTGTCGTTGCACTTATCGTAAGCTGGATTTTATCCAAAACGGTTCTCAAAAAAGACACTTCTATTTTTGTAGTAGAACTCCCACCTTATCGCTTACCATCTCTTAAAACATTATGGCGCAGTACGTGGGAAAAAGGGAAAGGGTTTGTCAAAAAAGCAGGCACCTTTATTTTTGCAGGCTCTGTTATTATTTGGCTACTCAATTATGCCGGGCCGGGTGGATTTGATGTTCCAATAGATGAAAGCTTCTTACATTTAATCGGCGCAGCACTCGCACCTTTATTTATTCCACTCGGATTCAGCTCTTGGCAAGCTACTGCAACATTGATTCCTGGCTTTCTCGCTAAAGAAGTTGTAGTCAGTGCGATGGCTATCATCTATGCAGTAAATGATGATGCTCTTGTTTCAATGGTATCTACTCATTTTACAGCATTATCTGCTTACTCATTTATGGTCTTTATTCTATTATATATTCCATGTTTAGCGACTGTTGCTGCAATACGCAAAGAAACGACTTCGTGGAAATGGACTGCATTTGCAGTAGCCTATCCATTGGTGACTGCATACATCTTGTCCCTAGCTGTATACCAAATTGGTTCACTTTTTGTTTAA
- the tagD gene encoding glycerol-3-phosphate cytidylyltransferase codes for MKRVITYGTYDLLHYGHIELLRRAREMGDYLVVALSSDEFNHIKNKKSYYDYEKRKMMLESIRYVDLVIPEHDWNQKERDVEKYEIDTFVMGHDWEGEFDFLKDKCEVVYLKRTEGISTTQIKKELYGNDAK; via the coding sequence ATGAAACGAGTTATTACTTATGGAACGTACGATCTTTTACACTACGGTCATATCGAATTATTACGCCGAGCACGAGAGATGGGCGACTATTTAGTTGTTGCATTGTCAAGTGATGAGTTCAATCACATTAAAAATAAAAAGTCTTATTATGATTATGAAAAGCGTAAAATGATGTTAGAATCTATTCGCTACGTAGATCTTGTTATTCCTGAACATGATTGGAACCAAAAAGAACGAGATGTAGAAAAGTATGAGATTGATACATTCGTTATGGGGCATGATTGGGAAGGCGAGTTTGATTTCTTAAAAGATAAATGTGAAGTTGTTTATTTAAAAAGAACAGAAGGTATTTCTACAACACAAATTAAAAAAGAACTCTATGGCAATGACGCTAAATAA
- a CDS encoding YitT family protein, whose product MAYDSIISIKGCDWVKRTTRDLILVLIGSFIFAAGVNAFIIAGDLGEGGVTGLAIILYYAFHISPAITNFVVNAVLIAVGYKFLSKRSMYLTIVATVLISIFLGLTETWQVQTDNVMINAVFGGLSVGLGIGVIVLAGGTTAGTTILARIANKYLDVSTPYALLFFDLIVVLISLTVIPLDRALVTVISLYIGTKVMDFVIEGLNPKKAVTIISKSPDRIAKMIDEDIGRGITILNGRGYFSKRETDILYAVISKTQLSRTKRMIRKIDADAFVVVHDVRDVYGNGFWVED is encoded by the coding sequence ATGGCTTATGATAGTATTATTTCTATTAAAGGGTGTGATTGGGTGAAACGGACAACAAGAGATTTGATATTAGTCCTTATTGGTTCATTTATCTTTGCGGCGGGTGTTAATGCCTTTATTATTGCAGGAGACTTAGGTGAAGGTGGCGTGACAGGATTAGCAATCATTCTTTATTATGCATTTCATATTTCACCAGCCATTACTAACTTTGTCGTTAATGCTGTGTTGATTGCAGTCGGATACAAGTTTCTAAGTAAGCGTAGCATGTATCTGACAATAGTAGCCACAGTGTTGATTTCTATATTTTTAGGTTTAACAGAAACTTGGCAAGTACAGACAGATAATGTCATGATTAATGCTGTTTTTGGTGGATTATCTGTTGGTTTAGGTATTGGTGTCATTGTTCTGGCGGGAGGGACAACGGCTGGTACAACTATTCTTGCACGTATTGCAAATAAGTACTTGGACGTTAGCACGCCATATGCGCTACTGTTTTTTGATTTAATTGTCGTGTTGATTTCGTTAACAGTGATTCCTTTGGATCGTGCGCTTGTTACGGTAATCAGTCTATATATTGGTACAAAAGTTATGGATTTTGTGATTGAAGGGCTGAATCCTAAAAAGGCTGTTACTATTATTTCAAAATCACCAGATCGTATTGCAAAAATGATCGATGAAGATATTGGACGAGGCATAACGATCTTAAATGGTCGCGGTTATTTTTCTAAGAGAGAAACCGATATTTTATATGCAGTGATTAGTAAGACACAGTTATCACGTACAAAACGTATGATTCGTAAAATTGATGCAGATGCGTTTGTTGTTGTTCATGATGTTCGAGACGTTTATGGTAATGGCTTTTGGGTTGAAGATTAA
- a CDS encoding FeoA family protein, producing the protein MIHAANAEVGTQYRIKSLSTTNLHLQRRLRALGCHEGTTISVHQKGLFKGPCTLNINGQHICIRNCDACDICLEYSYE; encoded by the coding sequence ATGATTCATGCAGCAAATGCAGAAGTCGGTACACAATACCGAATTAAGTCTCTAAGCACAACGAACCTTCATTTACAACGTCGCCTACGCGCACTCGGATGTCATGAAGGAACAACAATCTCAGTTCATCAAAAGGGATTGTTTAAAGGACCTTGTACACTTAATATTAACGGACAACACATTTGTATTAGAAACTGTGATGCCTGCGACATATGCTTGGAGTACAGCTATGAATAG